AAACTTACTTGAACTCCACAGAGGTCAGGAGGAGAAAATGGCTCCAGGATAATCCAGAAACTACCAGTAATGACGACCCTGTAGTGTTTGACACTGCCATCATACCTTGGTGGGCATGGATGAAGAGATTCCATCTACCTGAAGCTGAATTGCTTAATGGTTTGTGCAAATCTATGTTGTTCTGACATTGTGGCTCCAGTAGTCGCATTACTGGTTTGTTTAACCCCAATTCAATGTTATGAGTTTTATGCAGGCCGTGCAGCAATGGTTGGGTTCTTCATGGCATATCTGTTTGATAGCTTGACTGGAGTAGGATTGGTTGACCAAATGGGCAACTTCTTTTGCAAGACCCTATTGTTTGTAGCTGTTGCGGGAGTGCTTTTAATCAGGAAGAATGAAGATTTGGATAACATCAAGAAGCTTATTGAAGAGACAACCTTTTATGACAAGCAATGGCAAGCAACTTGGCAGGATGACAATAGTTCCAACAGCAACTAGTTCAATTGTAGTTTCTTAACATTTTTTTTTCACCAATGCCGTATTTTCAGCTCTCCCCTGTTTGTAAGGAAACTTGAAATATGAGTCCTTTCTATACGCCTAGCTATGTTGTGTGCGTGATTTTAGCCTCAACGAATATATGAAAGTTTCAGCTAATGCTTTCCCtcgtattatatattatatatcacAAATAATCGAGAACTGGACAGTTTCTTTTAATAGAAAGTTTAGATTTTTTTTGTTAGGTGTAAGATTTTTGGTTAAGTTAAATGGCAATGTCAAGTGGAAAGCAATGCAACAAAAGATTGGTGATTCATCATcaaccacttttttttttttattaatataagtTTTTATGGGTTGAAAAAAAATCAGAAAATAAGTATGGTTGGTTGTTGTACCTTTTTATTTAAGAAATTTTTAATgttaaaagataattaaattatACCAATATGTATTTCCTTGCATGATATTCACATTTTTCATTACGGTCAGGGCCAAGGGTGCTGTTTAATTTGCATAAGTTTCATCAATTTGGAACCTTTTTAGAAAATACCGACGAGGTCGGTTGATCGATTCAACCAATGATTCCAAGGTCGGCTTTCTCTGTTTGGCTATTGTATTATCTTTGTGTTTGCAACATCAAATATGTCAGCTTCCGATGATTTCTCCAACTCAAATTCTCTTCTTGTCAACAACAGCATGCCAACCAAAACGGTAAGCCCCCCCTCCCTCTGGTTTCATCTCCAGGTTCTGAATCTTATACATGAtgaagcaaataaataacttgGGATGATTTTTCAGGCAACATACTGTGAACAAAAGACCGTGTTCGTAACTGTTTATGTAGAGAAACCCCGGAGGAGGGCATCGTTGAAGCACAGCCATTCTATTCACCAGATCATCAATCAAGAGCTGATTCAACATAAGCATGGTGGAGCTGGCAAAGGGTACAATAGAAGAGCTGAGCTTCTTCACTACTCTCGGCGCCTAAGGGAGTCTGCTCGATCATCCGCATCCAGAGCTTTACAGTCAAAGCCTGTTTCTTCCATTGATCAGCAGCAGCCACCTTCAAAAAAAGTATTTCACCCACTAATGCTTTAATTACATTAGTTAGAACATGAATCAAAATTATTATCTTGTCATAGTCTCTTAAGGTTTTGCCACTCCCAAGTGTATCTCTACAAATCCAAACTCGAAATATAACACGCATGAGTGTAATTTGCAGAATTGATgccaatttatatattaaatcaatTGCTATCTATTTTGGAAGGTGCACTCATTTGTATGTTATATTTCGATTTCTTAGGAAGCCAACTTGAAGGTGTGGCAAAACCTTAAAAGAATTTCGATTTTATGTTGTTACGAAATGGTCCAGTGAGTTGTGTCGGATCATGACAATaaccaaaagaaaagaagaagaagagctaTTTCAGTCCTTggatcctttttcttttcttccacttTGGAGTTACAGTCAAAAGAGATTAAATTTCTAGTTTGATGAGATATTTGCTTCATATAGCCACTAGTATAGTCCTTTTTTTTAAGTTGAAGCAATGTGGattaaagagaaaaagaaaaagcagAAGTAACTACATAAAGGGGTTGTTTGATTCAAAATGGGTCCATAAGCATTTATTGTCAAAGAAGATAAAGAAAGGTTAGTTGTGATTCCTCTCCCCTTTTTCATTTTTGATGTGGTAGATTAGGGCTGTCCAAAGAAAGGCAACATATTCCAGGACTCCAGCTTGTTTTGACAAATGGGGAATACTGGTTCCAAGTTTTTTAAAATCATTGAAGAGCCTCCTCCAATCCAAGAAAACTGAGAACAAAAGGAAAAATAGATCCACAAGCAATAATAAGATCAAAGCCGTAATGAAAAGCCTACAGGTGATGTGCAAAATTACCATCATTCTTATGACTTAATGACTAGTTCATTTCTTCATTGTTATAAAGGAAATGGTCCCCCTTTCTTTCTCTCAGAGTCAGATGCAAAAGAAATGGAGGTTTCTTTCAAAACCAAACTCCAGGTTGCATAAGAATAAGCATCGGTAAAGCCCAATTTTAGCTGGTTTCCCCGTAAATTGTTGTAAATGTTTTGGAAGAGGTTACTATTGGGTGAGTTATATGTATTAGCACGAATTTCAACATTCATTTGTAGCTTGTAGCGGCAGAGTTTGCTCTTTCTTGAACAATAAAGTGACGATTATTTGTAGACACGTCTCAGATCAATTTTCTATAATGTGTAAAGCATTCGTTGTCTCAATTGCTTGTAATATGAGCTATAGGGGCGTTGATCCATTGCATCTGAGTTTCAATACTGTGCCAACATCTGGAATAGCACAAAGAAATTGAACGTAGTGTTTGAAATTGGAAATGAATTTACGACTCCTGGTTCGCCCAAAAATCAAATGGAGTAGGTGGGCCAAAGTTGGTTTGTTAATTGAGCTAGAAGGGGGACACCCAAACTTGAGCAATATGGAGGCAGCTTTAGGGAGCTCTGATCGAGTTGTTTTTGGATTCGATTAGGAAGTATATGTTCAAATATTTCTGGATTGAATCAACTTAGGTTGGATATTTTCACATTCAAATAAATTTATGCTTGGATTATCTTCGGTTTTTGGCTATTGCTCTTTCCACCAATTgaattccttcctttttttaGAGAACCTTTTCCTAACTATGCTGAAATTCTCAATTTGCTAGTTTTTTAACACATGTTGGAAAATAACAGTTTTAAGGCAAAGTGAAGTAAAGAAGAGGAAAATAAGAAGAGGATGAATACATAATCATTTAGATTTATCAATTCAATTTTGTGCAATAATTAATCTAGATCATCTATTAGCTAAAACTCAATCTATTTTTACAACCCTAATATTGAATCCAATTGTTACAATTACTCTTAAAATATCCtcactgtaatagcccaaatttgaccgggttaaataaagaaaaaattagataaataaataaacatttattaaaaagTCCATTGAAAGTCCAGGCCTACTGTTGCTACCCAAAGCCCAAATACAAAAACCCATATCCGGGTATAACCCAATAGCCAAAACAATACCTAATACCCCTAAGCTAAACCCAAACCCAAATAAGACCCGTTACACCCAGCAGCCCATCAGACTCATTATCCCTGCTAGCCTAAGTCAGACCTAACCCATTACATTACAGACCTTGacccaaaacaaaatagcccaaaaGGCCCAACAGACTTAAGAGAAacaaggaaaccctagggtttcctgaatACTGTGGCGCCGCAAACATTTCTGGAAGCTTCGGGGAGTGTCTGGCAACCCTCAAATCGAGGCCACTGTTTAATGAGTTGTCCCAAGGGGCTTCAATGCTCATCAACGCCCCGATCATCGGTCATCCCTTGGTCTGGCCCCAAATTACGTCATGACCATCACCAAGGCTCCATCAAGACCGCTATCATCGCACGCGTCTACACCAAAGATGGTCACTGCCGGATCCTCGCCGATTGCTCGCAAGAAAGGAAACAAACAACAAATACGCGAAAAAGCAGAGTAGAAAATGGCAAGGAAATCACAGCACATCAGTCAAAGATACAAGAAATCAGAGATTTCTTTCCTTATGTAACAAATCAAGAGGCTATAAAAAGCCTTTGTAACCCTTATAACGGACACGAATCTGAGATAAAAAAGCGAATACAAAGCAGTTTCAAAGGTGATAATCGGTGACTtgttctctatttttttttgcCCATATATATGAACTGTTTAGCAAAATACTAAGGGTATTTGAAAAGGAGAAGAACTACCTGTTTTGGATCTTGAGAGACGAGGATTTTTAAACCCTCCGATCTTCATATACAGTGGCCCTTAGGGCGGCGCGGGACCGATGCGTGGCGTCTGAAGGCGAACCGAGACTCCTTCCTCTCTCTCTTTCAGAGagaattttttagtttttttttttaaatcgggGTTCAAATGAATTTTAAGCTGAGAAGGTAGATTATATAGCTTGAACGAAACGGCGTCGTTCTGCGACccccaggatccgcgtgttgacccgattacccagggaggatccgcgcatttttTAAAATTGGGTTAATTTCCCAATCGGTCCTCCTACCCCTTTTGCGTTTACAATTAAACTTTATTTCATTTATGATTTggccttattattttattttagttttaattaggCCCTGACAGTTGTTAAATTATATTCTGAGAAACGTGGCCGTTTTTGGAATAGGGTAttttgcccagtgagtccctctaATTTTACGCACGTTCTAAATAGGGCTTCAATTCAGTTTTGTTTCTTTGAAATTCCCCTTGTAATTTTGTTAAACTCtaaatttagtcctatatttattattctatatatatattattatttgctttattttaattttacttttatattatatattataaaattattttattataagtattattttaattatatatgatTATTACTTATTATGTAtcatttttcttaaatatt
Above is a genomic segment from Gossypium arboreum isolate Shixiya-1 chromosome 8, ASM2569848v2, whole genome shotgun sequence containing:
- the LOC108487144 gene encoding light-harvesting complex-like protein 3 isotype 2, chloroplastic, with protein sequence MSISMALFSPPCPTSFSVNPNFTHKPALFLPLKRPFLSLSTPKSLSDNGAGVSASVPAIEDPKPSQNDPVLEKAVEGSSGPNGAATSTEIEVLSKFEDPRWIGGTWDLKQFQKNGTTDWDAVIDAEVRRRKWLQDNPETTSNDDPVVFDTAIIPWWAWMKRFHLPEAELLNGRAAMVGFFMAYLFDSLTGVGLVDQMGNFFCKTLLFVAVAGVLLIRKNEDLDNIKKLIEETTFYDKQWQATWQDDNSSNSN
- the LOC108488710 gene encoding uncharacterized protein LOC108488710; the protein is MSASDDFSNSNSLLVNNSMPTKTATYCEQKTVFVTVYVEKPRRRASLKHSHSIHQIINQELIQHKHGGAGKGYNRRAELLHYSRRLRESARSSASRALQSKPVSSIDQQQPPSKKIRAVQRKATYSRTPACFDKWGILVPSFLKSLKSLLQSKKTENKRKNRSTSNNKIKAVMKSLQSQMQKKWRFLSKPNSRLHKNKHR